Genomic DNA from Panthera leo isolate Ple1 chromosome E3, P.leo_Ple1_pat1.1, whole genome shotgun sequence:
CATCTTGGCTGACGCCTCTCCCCAAAACCTGTATCCTTCTGATCCTGGGGCAGCAGAGTCTCTTCCCTCATGAAAGCCATCCAGAAAGGCCCATCTGCTTCTTTCACGTAGGGGTTGGGGGCACAGCGGGAACCTAGATTTCAAACTGAAGCTCTACCACTGTCTGGGAGGCTCCGGCCAAGTTacttttcctctctgagcctATCTGTCAGCAAAAGGAGTTGAAGTTCCCAGTAGGACCTCAAGGCCTCCCTCATCCCTCACACACCTTGGGACTGGCAGGGGACCTGTCCTCCCTGGCCACAGTTTGCAGGTCTCTTGGCTTGTAGACCAAGAGGTCCTGAATTCCAATCACCCTGCTCAGTCTTCCctacccccccccgcccccacccctagCCTCCAGGTGCGCTATGGCAAGGCGTGGAGCGACTATGTGGGTGGCACCCAGGGAGACCTGGAGGAGATTTTCCTGCACCCCGGGGAGTCAGTGATCCAGGTGTCTGGCAAGTACGACTACTACCTGAGGAAGCTGGTCTTTGTGACTAACAAGGGCCGGTACCTGCCTTTTGGGACAGACATAGGCAGGAGTTTCAGTGCTGTCCCCTTGTACCACAACACCGTACTACGATTCATTAGCGGTCGCGCTAGCATCCTCATCAATGCCATCGGCCTGCACTGGGGCTTCTACCGCGGGTATTGAACCAGTTGCTGAACCGCTGCAGCCGGCTGTGAGAACTGCCTTACCACTAACCTCACCTACAgggttcaataaaaataataataaaaggaccTAGCTGACACTGgagtgtatgtgggtgtgtgcagCTGGGACCCGCCTCCTGACTCTGGCTGTGGATGTGTGAATGTCCtttctggagggagagagagaggtgtaaaAGCCTTGGGCTTTTCTTCCTGGTTTATGGAGAAGAGGTAAGATTCTGGATTGCTCCAACTCTTTTTTTCAAGGATAGCTCCTGAGACTGTTTACCCAAACTGGAGTTAAGCCTGAGGGTGCAGCCTAGCTTCCCCCCCAAACCCCAGATGTCCCAGTCTCTAGCCCTTGTCTCCCCTTGAGATAGTGTTCCCCCACCAAAAGGCTGTCACCTGGCTCTCTTGGCATTAACCCACTTGCTGTCTCTGGGTGGCCTGGGCCACTCTCCTTCGTGCTTTCCCAGAATCCACCTGTCTCCCGAAGCTTGGCCTAAGTTTGTGTGGAGAACTCTTGTCTCTTACTCCAGCCTAGTCCCTCCCCACCTTTGCCCATAAGCACTGATGCTCCCTGCTTAGCTCAGCTCGCTCAGAATTGGGCTTCTTTCCCTAGGAAGCTGCCACCTCCTCAACAGCTTCTATTCTGCCAATTCCATCCTCAAAAAAAGGGCATTCCAAGAGGGATAGATGTCCATGGTGGGTTTCCATGAACGTCGGGGGTTGGTTACCATTCAGGGAAAGCAACAGAGTGGCTGGAGAGATTCAGCAAGGATACAGAGTCACTTTGGAAATAATTCTTGGGATTCTAGTGCCCAGTCCTAAAATTAccacagtgttttgtttttgccttttggtggtggtggttggggatGAGGGAAGTCACTCATTGCTCCCCAAAGATTTATTCACATCATGGGGAATGCCAGAGTCACATCTCTTCCCAATGAGACAAAGATAACAATTGTTTACATGTaatttgaggaagaaatattAACATTACAGAAACAAGCTCATGCCTAGATAGTTTTTAGaacaattcctttatttctctcaaaGAATTCCATGGGATGGAGTATCATGTCAGAGTAATTTGTTTTGAGatataaagtacataaaattctcccatttatttatttatttatttaagtttatttgagacagagcatgagcggcagagggatagagggggggggggggggagagagagagagagagagagagagagagagagagagagagagagagagagaatcccaagcagcctccacactcagtgcggagcccaggcggggctcgatctcacaaatcgtgagatcataacctgagctgaaatccagagtcagccacttaactgaccgagccatccgggtgccccaatATTCGACCTTTTAAAGTGTGCCATTTCTGacgtttttagtacattcacagattgtgcaaccatcaccactaatgCCAGAATTTCGTCATCAGCTCAGAAAGAAATCCCATCCCCATTAAGCAGTTGCTCCCcattcctctcccccagcccctcgtAACCacccatctactttctgtctctatggatttcccTCTTCCGGGCATTTCATGTAGATGGAATCGTCCAGTagtgtggtcttttgtgtctggcttctcccATTTAGcgtattttcaaggttcatccacgtggTAGCACGTGTCAGGACTTCGTACCCTTGTGTGGCTGAATCTGACACATCAGATACCTGGTCAACTTCAGGATCAGCTTTGCACCAGCGGGTCTCACCCTGGGCCAGTGAAGTCGCTGGCACCTGACAGGCAGCTGCCGCAGAAGAGGACGAAGTCATGGGATTCCCGGCTTTTGCGTAGTTGGCATATTAGGCTTTTGTAAAAAGATTTTATgtaaagaaaattttcctttccttataaagTTCTAAAATTGCTAAATTGAGCTAATCATACGTTTATCAAATGCTCTCTGCTAGATGCTTGGGAATACAAAGACCACTGAAGATTTCTTTTCCTGTAGTCAAAGGGAAGACTTGGTgaaggaaggggtgtgtgtgtgtgtgtttgtgagtgaGCGTACCCATGTGCGTGTGTGATAGGGGTATAGTACTGGGCTCAGGCCACAGCCTATGCAGAAATATGAACACATTAAAATGACAATTGCACAGTTAAAATGCAAAGTTCTACTGGGTAAAGATGAGCCTCATGGAAAGGCAGGGACCATGCATGTCATGCTAAACTgttgaaactttattttatggGCTACAAGAAGCCACTGAACCAAGATTTCGCCCAGGGGATTGGTAAGATTTATACGAAAATCATCTTTCCTTGTGTAAGTGGGGAAAATGGATTGAAGGTGAAGCAGGATGAGATAATAGTTAAGAGACCAGGTCTAGATCAGAAATGATGGATGTCTGAACAAAGGCAGTGAtgtgaggaaaaaagagagggaggaatttGAAAGATTcgagggggaggggagacttAGAAGAACTTGATAAAAGAACCCATGAAGGTGAGTCAAAGAGGAGAGTCTAGAAGAACTATCATGTCTAGTATGGGCAACTGGGAAGAGAGAGATTCTCTCTAAGATGGGGACTACAGGAGGAGAAATTAGCTTTTGGAcctgttgcatttttaaataatatttattttgagagggaggaagagagagaaagagagcaagagagcgcaGTAGCAgggaagcgagagagagagaatcccaagcagggtccgtgccACTAGTGCAGAGCTTtatgcaaggctcgatctcacaaacctgagatcatgacccgagccgaaatcaagagtcagacgcttaactgactgagccagacagttGCTCCAAGGACCTGCTGCATTTTGACGTATCTGCGGCACATCCTGATGGAGACCCAACATTACACAGAGGACTATTTAGTAATA
This window encodes:
- the LOC122209990 gene encoding zymogen granule membrane protein 16-like, producing MLTIALLALVCASASANAIQARSSSYNGEYGGAGGERFSHSGYQLEGPITAIRVRIDNNYIIGLQVRYGKAWSDYVGGTQGDLEEIFLHPGESVIQVSGKYDYYLRKLVFVTNKGRYLPFGTDIGRSFSAVPLYHNTVLRFISGRASILINAIGLHWGFYRGY